In Spinacia oleracea cultivar Varoflay chromosome 5, BTI_SOV_V1, whole genome shotgun sequence, a single window of DNA contains:
- the LOC110800105 gene encoding uncharacterized protein, whose protein sequence is MAISINKLGFTIVALMLTIGAAMADSESAFIVAHKKATLTKLKNGVERISVSIDIYNRGSLTVYDVSLVDKNWPTDSFDVVSGNFSRSWDSLDAGAIVSHAIELEPKVKGLFQGSPAVITFRIPNKAAPVVAYSTPISPMNMLADTTPQNKLDLVI, encoded by the exons ATGGCGATTTCGATCAATAAATTAGGGTTTACAATCGTAGCTTTGATGCTAACAATCGGTGCAGCAATGGCGGACTCAGAATCAGCGTTCATTGTAGCACACAAGAAGGCTACCCTCACTAAGCTCAAAAATGGCGTTGAACGTATCTCTGTTTCTATCGACATTTACAATCGCGGATCTCT AACTGTGTATGATGTAAGCCTTGTCGACAAGAACTGGCCAACAGATTCATTTGATGTGGTCAGTGGGAACTTTTCAAGATCATGGGATAGCCTTGATGC TGGAGCTATTGTTTCTCATGCTATTGAGCTGGAGCCAAAAGTAAAAGGTCTATTCCAGGGTTCCCCAGCTGTGATTACATTCCGCATTCCCAACAAGGCTGCACCTGTG GTTGCATATTCTACCCCCATCTCCCCTATGAACATGCTTGCAGATACTACACCACAGAACAAGCTTGATTTGGTAATATAA